In Archangium violaceum, the following are encoded in one genomic region:
- a CDS encoding alpha-amylase family glycosyl hydrolase — protein MRPISPTLLALVCGAATLLGCKSHEEPPPPPPPADPLHVPSPDWRDQILYFVMTDRFANGDPDNDNQGAGEFDPANGAKYSGGDLKGVLDRLDYIQGLGATAIWITPPVANQWWDPLVNYGGYHGYWARSFNQVDPHLGTLEDYQRLSRGLHARGMYLVQDIVLNHMANCFRYTSYDPSDVTAHVVLNTGARPACGPIQAPFDQWDPTNAAHRQANIFHWTPTIADYGNREQEANWQLSDLDDLNTDNPAVVAALKDSYNFWIREVGVDGFRVDTVFYVPSSTFKDFLYSQDKEHPGVIEHARSLGKEGFLAFGEGFAVDKPFDDAASRKVASYMKNPATGEDLLPGMLDFPLYGTMGDVFARGRPTSQLAYRMARSRELFARPHLMPTFLDNHDVDRFLAGGSEAALRQALLFMMTVPGIPVLYYGTEQGFTEQRGAMFQRGYGSGGKDRFDTSAPLYGLIRELTSLRKSQAVFRRGTPTVLRQNDARGGVFAYKMEGEGQVAFVVFNTSDEETLLDNLGTGLADGSELKLLASLGPAAGDAAVGRGGKLSLKLPARAARVFMPTGKVTPPPAETARITLAASSGDTVSGDFELSGTATGVSTFKVVVDGALGSASTVTVGGGGTWRTTVSVAGMVDPDIQHSLVAWAEDAQVFSETRTFRVNRSFSPLLTHEDPAGDDIGPGGNYHYPTDSSWGDNHQGDLRRVTLLGSGNVLKIALQTNRVTTIWNPQNGFDHVAFTVFVDVPGRTGITVMPQQNASVPAGMEWDYRARVHGWSNALFDTRGASATVEGTPVSPAAAIEVDMAGNTVTLTLSGELFSGLTNLKGVKVYVTTWDYDGGYRPLVPTAEQWKFWGGDGATDPLVLDDTPVLAIP, from the coding sequence ATGCGTCCCATCTCCCCGACACTCCTGGCACTGGTGTGTGGTGCCGCCACCCTCCTGGGCTGCAAATCCCACGAGGAGCCGCCACCTCCGCCGCCTCCCGCGGATCCGCTCCATGTCCCTTCACCGGACTGGAGGGATCAAATCCTCTACTTCGTGATGACCGACCGTTTCGCCAACGGCGACCCGGACAATGACAACCAGGGGGCGGGCGAGTTCGATCCGGCCAATGGGGCGAAGTACAGCGGCGGGGACCTGAAGGGCGTCCTCGACCGGCTCGACTACATCCAGGGGCTGGGGGCCACGGCCATCTGGATCACCCCGCCGGTGGCCAACCAGTGGTGGGATCCGCTCGTCAACTACGGCGGCTATCACGGCTACTGGGCGCGGAGCTTCAACCAGGTGGATCCCCACCTGGGCACGCTGGAGGACTACCAGCGGCTGTCCCGAGGCCTCCACGCGCGCGGCATGTACCTGGTGCAGGACATCGTCCTCAACCACATGGCCAACTGCTTCCGTTACACGAGCTACGACCCCTCGGACGTGACGGCCCACGTGGTGCTCAACACGGGCGCCAGGCCGGCGTGTGGCCCCATCCAGGCGCCGTTCGACCAGTGGGACCCCACCAACGCCGCGCACCGTCAGGCCAACATCTTCCATTGGACGCCCACCATCGCGGACTACGGCAACCGCGAGCAGGAGGCGAACTGGCAGCTCTCCGACCTGGACGACCTGAACACGGACAACCCGGCGGTCGTCGCGGCCCTCAAGGACAGCTACAACTTCTGGATCCGCGAGGTGGGCGTGGATGGCTTCCGCGTGGACACCGTCTTCTACGTGCCCTCGTCCACCTTCAAGGACTTCCTCTACTCCCAGGACAAGGAACACCCGGGCGTCATCGAGCACGCGCGGAGTCTGGGCAAGGAGGGCTTCCTCGCGTTCGGAGAGGGGTTCGCCGTCGACAAGCCCTTCGATGACGCCGCGTCCAGGAAGGTGGCCTCGTACATGAAGAATCCGGCCACGGGTGAGGACCTGTTGCCGGGCATGCTCGACTTCCCGCTGTACGGCACGATGGGGGATGTCTTCGCCCGGGGACGTCCCACGTCGCAGCTGGCGTACCGGATGGCGCGTTCGCGGGAGCTGTTCGCGCGGCCGCACCTGATGCCCACCTTCCTGGACAACCATGACGTGGACCGCTTCCTGGCGGGAGGCTCGGAGGCCGCGCTGCGCCAGGCGCTGCTGTTCATGATGACCGTGCCCGGCATCCCGGTCCTCTACTACGGCACCGAGCAGGGCTTCACCGAGCAGCGTGGCGCCATGTTCCAGCGGGGCTACGGCTCGGGCGGGAAGGACCGCTTCGATACCTCCGCGCCGCTGTATGGCCTCATCCGGGAGCTGACGTCCCTGCGCAAGTCCCAGGCCGTCTTCCGTCGGGGCACGCCCACCGTGCTGCGGCAGAACGACGCTCGCGGCGGGGTGTTCGCGTACAAGATGGAGGGCGAGGGGCAGGTGGCCTTCGTCGTCTTCAACACCTCGGACGAGGAGACGCTGCTGGACAACCTGGGGACGGGGCTGGCCGATGGCAGCGAGCTGAAGCTGCTCGCGAGCCTCGGGCCCGCGGCCGGAGACGCCGCCGTGGGACGTGGCGGGAAGCTCTCCCTGAAGCTGCCCGCGCGCGCGGCCCGGGTCTTCATGCCCACCGGCAAGGTGACGCCGCCGCCCGCGGAGACCGCCCGCATCACCCTGGCCGCGTCCAGCGGCGACACGGTGAGCGGAGACTTCGAGCTGTCCGGCACCGCCACCGGTGTGTCCACCTTCAAGGTGGTGGTGGATGGAGCGCTGGGGTCGGCGAGCACGGTGACGGTCGGGGGTGGTGGCACCTGGCGGACCACCGTCAGCGTCGCCGGCATGGTGGACCCGGACATCCAGCACTCTCTGGTGGCCTGGGCCGAGGACGCCCAGGTCTTCTCCGAGACGCGCACCTTCCGCGTCAACCGTTCCTTCTCGCCCCTGCTCACCCATGAGGATCCGGCGGGCGACGACATCGGCCCGGGGGGCAACTACCATTACCCCACCGACTCCTCCTGGGGAGACAACCACCAGGGAGACCTGCGCCGCGTCACCCTGTTGGGCTCGGGCAACGTCCTGAAGATCGCCCTCCAGACGAACCGCGTCACCACCATCTGGAATCCGCAGAACGGCTTCGACCACGTGGCCTTCACCGTCTTCGTCGACGTGCCCGGGCGCACCGGCATCACGGTGATGCCGCAGCAGAACGCCTCCGTGCCCGCGGGGATGGAGTGGGATTACCGCGCCCGCGTTCACGGCTGGTCCAACGCCCTGTTCGACACGCGTGGCGCCTCGGCCACCGTGGAAGGCACCCCGGTCTCTCCCGCCGCCGCCATCGAGGTGGACATGGCCGGAAACACCGTCACCCTCACGCTGTCGGGGGAGCTGTTCAGCGGCCTGACGAACCTGAAGGGCGTGAAGGTGTACGTCACCACCTGGGACTACGACGGAGGCTACCGGCCGCTGGTCCCCACCGCCGAACAGTGGAAGTTCTGGGGCGGCGATGGGGCCACGGACCCGCTGGTGTTGGACGACACGCCCGTGCTCGCCATTCCCTGA
- a CDS encoding cytochrome P450, translating to MMNLLSDETRRNPYPEYDQLRSRSPLLHEPRSDSWMIFDYEGVKRVLHDHEAFSSIVAPPSSQTSQWLIFSDPPRHTQLRALIMRAFTSRAVASLEPRIRELSHALLAPALERGEMDLVTDFSVPLPLMVIAEMLGAPVEDQPRFRHWSDVILALSHTTAGGEEAARVQGEFRAVTDEMKVYLRGLVEQRRVSPKDDLLTRLIEAEVDGERLTEEELLGFFQLLLVAGHETTTNLISNAILCLIENPDQLARLAATPDLLPSAIEEVLRYRSPVQAMWRVTRHDVQLHGQEIPAGKMVMPMIGSANRDPRKFSDAHRFDITRDPNPHIAFGHGIHFCIGAPLSRLEARIALSAFLERVKGFQLASDAPWEPRKAIHVHGPARLPIRFEPGRRAAVPA from the coding sequence ATGATGAACCTTCTCTCCGACGAGACACGCCGCAATCCCTATCCCGAGTACGACCAGCTCCGGAGCCGCTCTCCCCTGCTTCACGAGCCACGCTCCGATTCATGGATGATCTTCGATTACGAGGGCGTGAAGCGCGTGCTCCATGATCATGAGGCGTTCAGCTCCATCGTGGCGCCGCCGAGCTCGCAGACTTCTCAGTGGCTCATCTTTTCCGACCCGCCGCGCCACACCCAGCTGCGCGCCCTCATCATGCGGGCTTTCACCTCGCGGGCCGTGGCGAGCCTCGAGCCCCGCATCCGGGAGCTGTCGCACGCGCTCCTGGCCCCGGCGCTCGAGCGGGGAGAGATGGACCTGGTCACGGACTTCTCCGTCCCCCTCCCCCTGATGGTGATCGCCGAGATGCTCGGTGCCCCCGTCGAGGACCAGCCGCGGTTCAGGCACTGGAGCGATGTCATCCTGGCCCTCAGCCACACCACCGCGGGCGGTGAGGAGGCAGCCCGGGTGCAGGGTGAGTTCAGGGCCGTGACGGATGAGATGAAGGTCTACCTGCGGGGCCTGGTCGAGCAACGACGGGTGTCGCCAAAGGACGACCTGCTGACCCGGCTCATCGAGGCCGAGGTGGACGGCGAGCGGCTGACGGAGGAGGAACTGCTGGGCTTCTTCCAGCTCCTCCTCGTGGCAGGCCACGAGACGACCACGAACCTCATCAGCAACGCGATTTTGTGCCTCATCGAAAACCCGGACCAGCTTGCCCGTCTGGCGGCAACGCCCGACCTGCTGCCCTCGGCGATCGAGGAGGTCCTGCGCTACCGCTCACCGGTCCAGGCGATGTGGCGCGTGACGAGGCACGACGTCCAACTGCACGGCCAGGAGATTCCCGCCGGGAAGATGGTGATGCCGATGATCGGCTCGGCGAACCGGGATCCGCGGAAGTTCTCCGATGCGCACCGGTTCGACATCACGCGCGATCCCAACCCGCACATCGCGTTCGGGCACGGCATCCACTTCTGCATCGGAGCACCGCTCTCGCGCCTGGAGGCCCGGATCGCCCTCTCCGCGTTCCTGGAACGGGTGAAGGGCTTCCAGCTCGCGAGTGACGCGCCATGGGAGCCGCGCAAGGCCATCCACGTGCACGGCCCGGCCCGCCTGCCCATCCGATTCGAGCCGGGCAGGCGGGCCGCTGTACCGGCCTGA
- a CDS encoding AraC family transcriptional regulator — protein MDRLNESRIGAVLTDTFAVRASVGTASSLHAQHGVGLLVGLDSDVTVTETDGARVSGRVVVVPPHLPHAASCPGPTLGFLYDPERASHVAVYSRLRGGAFPLEGRLASRFGAAVAAHRASLSRPESLDGLAREYAAWLAKESPRREPDGRVARVLEALRDPAVDRRPVVARVGISQAHLQALFVRDVGLPIRTFQLWHRLLVAVGASARLDATNAAHFAGFADLAHFSRTCRRMLGYSPTALSGGLLQT, from the coding sequence ATGGACCGCTTGAACGAATCGCGGATCGGTGCCGTGCTCACGGACACGTTCGCGGTGAGAGCCTCGGTGGGGACGGCCTCGTCTCTTCACGCGCAGCACGGAGTGGGACTGCTCGTCGGACTGGACAGCGACGTGACGGTGACTGAGACGGACGGCGCACGGGTGAGCGGGCGCGTGGTCGTGGTGCCTCCCCACCTGCCGCACGCCGCCAGCTGTCCCGGGCCTACTCTCGGGTTCCTCTACGACCCGGAGCGGGCCTCACACGTCGCGGTCTACTCGCGCCTGCGTGGCGGGGCATTTCCGCTCGAAGGTCGCCTTGCCTCGCGGTTCGGAGCGGCCGTGGCCGCGCACCGCGCGTCCCTGTCCCGCCCCGAGAGCCTCGACGGCCTCGCGCGCGAGTACGCGGCCTGGCTCGCGAAGGAGTCACCACGCCGCGAACCCGACGGACGTGTCGCCCGTGTCCTCGAGGCCTTGCGCGATCCAGCCGTCGATCGGCGTCCCGTCGTCGCGCGCGTCGGCATCTCCCAGGCGCACCTGCAGGCGCTGTTCGTTCGCGACGTGGGGCTGCCCATCCGCACCTTCCAACTCTGGCACCGGCTCCTCGTCGCGGTGGGGGCGTCCGCGCGGCTCGATGCGACGAACGCCGCACACTTCGCCGGGTTCGCCGACCTCGCGCACTTCTCGAGGACCTGTCGCCGCATGCTCGGCTACTCCCCCACCGCGCTGAGCGGAGGGCTCCTTCAGACGTAG